One genomic window of Silurus meridionalis isolate SWU-2019-XX chromosome 22, ASM1480568v1, whole genome shotgun sequence includes the following:
- the LOC124376124 gene encoding hemoglobin subunit alpha-like — protein sequence MSLSAKDQAVVKDLWGKISSKSDEIGGEALGRLFEVYPQTKTYFSHWSDLHPGSAQVRKHGATILKAVGDAVVHISDLKGALSSLSELHAFKLRVDPANFKLLAHTLQVSIALLFPAEFTPEVQVSFDKFLQNLAFALSEKYR from the exons ATGAGTCTCTCAGCTAAAGACCAAGCCGTCGTCAAAGACCTTTGGGGAAAGATCTCCTCAAAGTCTGATGAAATTGGCGGCGAGGCCCTTGGCAG GCTGTTCGAGGTTTATCCTCAGACAAAGACCTACTTCTCTCACTGGTCTGATCTTCATCCCGGATCTGCCCAAGTGAGGAAGCATGGAGCCACAATTTTAAAGGCAGTTGGAGATGCTGTGGTCCATATCAGCGATCTTAAAGGAGCTCTTAGCTCTCTGAGCGAGCTGCACGCTTTCAAGCTCCGTGTTGATCCTGCTAATTTCAAG CTCCTGGCCCACACTCTTCAGGTCAGCATTGCCCTGCTCTTCCCCGCGGAATTCACTCCCGAAGTTCAGGTGTCTTTTGACAAGTTTCTCCAGAACCTGGCCTTTGCTCTGTCTGAGAAATACCGCTAA
- the LOC124376123 gene encoding hemoglobin subunit beta-like, which yields MVHWTDHERHVIADIWGKVNPDEIGPQALARLLVVYPWTQRYFASFGNLSNAAAILGNPKVAAHGKVVVGGLDKAVKNLDNVKGIYTKLSELHSETLHVDPDNFKHLAECLTITLATKFGPSVFTAEVNEVWQKFLNVVVAALSKQYH from the exons ATGGTTCACTGGACAGACCACGAGCGCCATGTCATCGCTGACATATGGGGAAAGGTCAACCCTGATGAAATCGGACCACAGGCTCTGGCCAG ACTTCTGGTTGTGTATCCATGGACCCAGAGGTACTTCGCTTCCTTTGGTAATCTGTCCAATGCCGCAGCCATCTTAGGAAACCCCAAAGTGGCTGCCCATGGAAAGGTGGTTGTTGGTGGTCTGGACAAAGCTGTCAAGAATTTGGACAACGTTAAGGGTATCTATACTAAGCTGAGTGAGCTTCACTCTGAAACACTGCATGTGGATCCCGACAACTTCAAG CATCTTGCTGAATGCCTCACTATTACTCTTGCCACAAAGTTCGGACCCTCCGTCTTCACAGCTGAAGTGAATGAGGTTTGGCAGAAGTTCCTGAATGTTGTCGTTGCTGCTCTGAGCAAGCAGTACCACTAA
- the LOC124376086 gene encoding hemoglobin subunit beta, translating into MVHWTDHERHVIADIWGKVNPDEIGPQALARLLIVYPWTQRYFASFGNLSNAAAILGNPKVAAHGKVVVGGLEKAVKHLDTVKGIYTKLSELHSEKLHVDPSNFTLLADCLTITLAAKFGPSVFTPDVHEVWQKFLNVVVAALCKQYH; encoded by the exons ATGGTTCACTGGACAGACCACGAGCGCCATGTCATCGCTGACATTTGGGGAAAGGTCAACCCTGATGAAATCGGACCACAGGCTCTGGCCAG ACTTCTGATTGTGTATCCATGGACCCAGAGGTACTTCGCTTCCTTTGGTAATCTGTCCAATGCCGCAGCCATCTTAGGAAACCCCAAAGTGGCTGCCCATGGAAAGGTGGTTGTTGGTGGTCTGGAAAAAGCTGTCAAACATTTGGACACCGTTAAGGGTATCTATACTAAACTGAGTGAGCTTCactctgagaaactgcatgtgGATCCCAGCAACTTCACG CTTCTTGCTGACTGCCTCACTATTACTCTTGCCGCAAAGTTCGGACCCTCCGTCTTCACACCTGACGTGCATGAGGTTTGGCAGAAGTTCCTGAATGTTGTCGTTGCGGCTCTGTGCAAGCAGTACCACTAA
- the hbaa2 gene encoding hemoglobin, alpha adult 2, whose amino-acid sequence MSLTDIDKSLVKSFWGKISGKVDAIGHEALVRMLLVYPQTKIYFAHWPDLSPESEAVKKHGKTIMAALNDAVHKIDDLVGGLSALSKLHAFKLRVEPGNFKILSHNVLVVLAIKFPADFTPEVHIAMDKFLAAVSAALAEKYR is encoded by the exons ATGAGTCTTACAGATATAGATAAATCCTTGGTAAAATCTTTCTGGGGTAAAATTTCCGGAAAGGTTGACGCAATTGGCCATGAGGCTCTAGTGAG AATGCTTCTTGTCTACCCTCAAACCAAAATCTATTTTGCTCATTGGCCAGACCTTTCTCCTGAATCCGAGGCAGTAAAAAAGCATGGCAAAACCATAATGGCCGCACTGAACGATGCTGTGCATAAAATTGACGATCTTGTTGGTGGCCTGAGCGCCCTAAGTAAACTGCACGCATTCAAGTTGCGTGTGGAACCGGGAAATTTCAAG ATTTTATCTCACAACGTCCTCGTGGTTCTGGCCATCAAATTTCCTGCTGATTTCACTCCAGAGGTGCACATTGCTATGGACAAGTTTCTAGCCGCTGTTTCTGCAGCACttgctgagaaatacagatgA